The following is a genomic window from Novipirellula aureliae.
AAGCAGACTCTAGCGACATTACGAATAGAACCATTCAACCGATAGAAATCAATACCATCCCTAACGACACCACGACACCACGACACCACGACACCACGACACAATTGGCTGGAGTGCACGGGCTAGAGTGCACGGACTGGAGTGCACGGGCTAGAGTGCACCTTGCGGATTGCAAGTGGTTTGGCATTCCATGTTAAAGCCAGTCAGGATCTCGGCTTCCCAGTTCTATCTTGGTAGACGAGGCATTCTATTTTGGCAAACGAGGCAGGCGAGGCAAACGAGGGCAACCGTTCTGCCTCAGGACCGTGCATGAGCGTTGGGGCATGAGCGTTGGGGCATGAGCGTTGGGGCTCGCCAAAAAACGAATGCAAAACGCACGGCAAAATCGCAACAAAGTCTGCCTGGGGTAAAGTCTGCCTGGGGTGTTGTTGCATCGCGTGACATGATGTGCCGTCCCATTGCCTTGCCGCACGCGTTTGCCTCGCCGCACGCGTTTGCCTTGCCGCACGCGTTTGCCTCGCCGCAGTCATTGGGCAATGCGGCGTTCCCGACGAAGTGCCATCTCCGCCTGTAGACGTGAGGCATTTGCAAGCAGCACGTCCTGGTAACAAGCAGCACGTCCTGGCAAGGCGCGATGCCAATGTCGAATTGCTGACGAGTGAAGTTTTGACGCCCCTAAAGCGACCCTAGAGAACGGAGTATGAATTCGACGGCCAGAATGGAGGTTCTATCGAAATTGGATGGTTCTTGCATTCCGCATCGGGTCATGATGAAAAAACCATTTTCACCTGCCCAAGAAGCTTTTCACCTGCCCGAGAAACGAAAAAATTCACCACCGTGCTGTTTTGCCGCAGGATGCAAGTCGCATTGGTGTTTTTGCCACGACCGAACGTTTGCCACCTGTTTTCCGTGTTGTTTTTTCACTTGGCGAATGATCTTGTGCGACATTCTGTCTTGCAATTTCAGCTTGACAATTGGCAAGAAAATGCACTCGCCCTTTTGACGCTTCGATCCACGACGGCCGCTCTTACCCATTCGATATTCGATACGCTAGGATGGAGGCCGCATTGCACAACTGCTTATGCACTTTATTTGAAACTGGCACTTGGCTTGAAACTGGAGAAACCGCTCATGGAAAACGGGTTTGTCACCGTCGATGGAAACGAAGCGACCGCCCGTGTTGCCTTTCTAACGAATGAGGTTATCGCGATCTATCCAATCACTCCCTCGTCGACGATGGGTGAATTGGCCGACGCTTGGGCAGCCAACGAACAAGAAAATGTGTTCGGCAGCGTTCCGCAAGTCATTGAAATGCAGAGCGAGGGTGGCGCCGCTGGGGCACTACACGGGTCACTTCAAGGAGGAGCCTTATCGACAACCTTCACGGCCTCGCAAGGCTTGTTGTTGATGATCCCCAACATGTTCAAGATCGCTGGTGAATTGACCTCGGCGGTCATCCATGTCGCTGCGCGCAGTTTGGCCACTCATGCACTTTCCATCTTTGGCGATCATAGCGATGTGATGTCTGTCCGCAGTACAGGCTTCGCGTTATTGTCATCGGCGTCGGTCCAAGAAGCTCACGATTTTGCCATGATTTCGCAAGCGGCAACCCTACGGTCTCGTGTTCCGTTTTTACATTTCTTTGACGGATTTCGAACATCGCATGAAGTCAACAAAATCGAGCCACTTTCCAAAGAGGACGTATTGAGCCTGATCGACATGCCGTCGGTATGGCAGCATCGCGAGCGGAGTCTCGATCCGGATCGGCCTGTCCTCCGCGGTACGGCACAAAACCCAGACGTCTTTTTCCAAGCGCGTGAAGCAGCTAACCCGTTCTACGCATCGACGCCGGATATCGTGCAAGTCGAGATGGATCGGTTTGCTCAAAAGACGGGGCGTCACTACAAACTGTTTGAATATGTGGGTGCCGCCGATGCCGATCGCGTGATGGTCTTGATGGGCTCGGGGATCGGTGCTGCGGAAGAAGCGGTGGAAGCGATGAACCGTTCGGGTGAGAAGGTTGGGCTATTGAAAGTCCGTTTGTTCCGTCCCTTTGACGTGAGTCGCTGCTTAGCAGAAATTCCCGATTCGGCCCACCGCATTGTCGTTCTCGATCGAACCAAGGAACCAGGAGCGATTGGAGAACCGCTCTATCAGGATCTCGTGACGGCTATCGCGGAATCATACAATCCGCTGAGCGAGCGAACGCCACTGGTCATCGGTGGTCGATATGGACTCGGATCGAAGGAGTTCACGCCAGCGATGGTGATGGCTGTTTTTGATGAATTGGCGAGCGACAATCCCAAACGGCACTTTACGATCGGCATTCATGACGACGTATCGCTAACCAGTTTGCCGTGGGACGAAGACAGGTTCAGTGAACCCGAAGATGTCACCCGCGCGGTGTTTTATGGACTCGGCAGCGACGGAACGGTAGGTGCCAACAAGAACTCGGTTAAGATCGTGGGCGAGAACACGCCGCTCTACGCTCAAGGCTACTTCGTCTACGATTCTCGCAAAGCCGGTTCGACAACGATTTCGCACTTGCGATTTAGCTCCCGTCCGATCCAGTCCACCTATTTGATCCGTCAAGCTAGTTTCGTTGCCTGCCATCAATTCGAATTGCTGCGGCGGATGGACGTGCTAGAGACCGCCGAAACCGGCGGCACGTTCTTGCTCAACAGTCCGTTTTCAAGCGATGAGGTCTGGGAGCAACTGCCGCTGGAAATGCAGAAGCAAATCATTGACAAGCAACTGAAGTTCTACGTCATCGACGCTGCAAAAATCGCTCGCGACGTGCAATTGGCTGGACGCATCAACATCGTCATGCAGACATGTTTTTTCGCCTTGGCAAAAGTGCTTCCGATCGACGAAGCGATCGTGCAAATCAAGAAAGCGGTTGAAAAAACTTACAGCAAACGAGGACCTGCCGTCGTCGAAAAGAATCTCAAAGCGGTCGACGTGACGCTGGATTCGCTTGGCCAGGTGACCGTTCCCGTAGCAACGAACAGTGAACTGCATCGCTTGCCTCCCGTGCCCGACTTTGCACCCGATTTCGTCAAACGGGTGACCGGGATGATCATTGCGGGCCAGGGCGACTTGCTGCCGGTGAGTGCTTTTCCCGTTGACGGCACCTTTCCGACGGGAACGGCAAAGTATGAGAAACGAAACATCGCAGAACTCATCCCTGTCTGGGATCCTGATATCTGTATCGAATGCGGGCTGTGTGCATTGGTGTGTCCCCACGCAGCCATTCGAACCAAGCAGTTCGACGTGATGCAATTGTCAGGCGCACCCGAGAATTTCAAAGTGCGTTTTGAAAAGAGCAAAGGAGATCCCAAAACGGCGATGACCGTTCAGGTCACCCCCGAGGACTGCACCGGTTGCGGCGTCTGTGTCGACGTTTGTCCCGCCAAGAGTAAAGAGTCCGTGAAGCACAAGTCGATCGACATGCTTCCCAAGAGCGAACATCTTGAAGCGGAAAAAGAGCGATTCGAGTTCTTTGCCAATATCCCAGAGAGGGATCGTACCGAACTGAAGTCGGCGACCGTCAAAGGGTCTCAGTACATGTTGCCGCTGTTTGAATTTTCAGGCGCATGCGCGGGGTGCGGCGAGACCCCCTATTTGAAACTGCTCTCACAGTTGTTCGGCGACCGGATGGTTGTCGCGAACGCGACCGGATGTTCATCCATTTATGGTGGCAACCTACCGTCGACACCTTGGACCACCAACGCCGACGGACGCGGTCCGGCTTGGTGCAATTCGCTGTTCGAAGACAATGCCGAATTTGGCCTTGGCATCCGTTTGGCACTCGATGGAAAACGCAACCGTGCTGAGCATTTACTCAACCGGCTCTCTTTAGAGATTGGCAGCGAATTGGCAGGCGACGTTTTCAAAGCGACGCAGAATAACGAACGCGAGATTCAAAATCAGCGGCAGCGGATCGCGCGATTAAAGGAATTGCTGAAGGGTAATGACTCGGCAGATGCAAATGAATTGTCGATGATCGCCGATTCGTTGGTCGACCGCAGTATGTGGATCATCGGCGGCGATGGATGGGCGTATGATATTGATTTCGGTGGTGTCGACCACGTTTTGTCGACAGGTCGAAACGTCAACCTATTGGTTCTCGACACAGGCGTTTATTCCAACACAGGGGGCCAAGCATCAAAAGCGACGCCGCGTGCAGCGACAGCCAAGTTTGCTGCGTTTGGACGCGAAGCCCACCGAAAAGACATGGGCCAAATGGCAATCGCCTACGGCAGTGTCTATGTGGCACAAATTGCAATGGGCGCCAATCCTGCTCAAGCGATCAAGGCGTTTCACGAAGCAGAATCATTCCCCGGTCCGTCACTGATTTTAGCTTACAGCCACTGTATCGCTCACGGCATTGACATGACCACAGGGATGGGACATCAGAAGGACTTGGTGAAGAGCGGTTTTTGGCCACTGTATCGATACGACCCACGAAACGCACGAACCGGCGAACATCCTTTCCGACTCGACAGCAAAAAGCCGACGATACCGTTTAAGGAAGTAGCGATGAAGGAGGCACGTTTTGCGATGTTGGCCAGGTCCAAGCCAGAGCGGGCGAAGGACTTGATGCAGCTTGCCCAACGCGACATCGACGAGACGTGGAAGTACTATTCCCAACTCGCGGGTGTCGAGAGAGAATACACTGATCTAACACCGTAACTCAAAAGGAATTCAATGGGTATCGATCTATCGACCACCTATCTAGGTTTAAAACTTGACAGTCCGCTCATTGCATCGGCCAGTCCGTTGACGGGGGACATCGAATCACTTCAAAAGTTGGAGCAAGCTGGCGCGTCGGCAGCAGTACTGCCGTCGTTGTTCGAAGAACAGATTGAACATGAGCGAGCCGAGATGGAACGTCTCGAGGAATTCCAAGCTGACTCCATCGCCGAATCGTTGAGTTTTTTCCCGCAGATCGACCATTACAATATCTCGATTGACCGGTACCTCAAACTGATTGCCGAAGCCAATTTGAATCTTAAAATGCCGGTGATCGCCAGTCTGAACGGAGCGACGCCCGGTGGCTGGGTTCGCTATGCCAAGTCGATGGAACAAGCTGGTGCGGCAGCGCTCGAGTTAAACATCTATTTCATTCCCATGGAAAGCGATG
Proteins encoded in this region:
- the nifJ gene encoding pyruvate:ferredoxin (flavodoxin) oxidoreductase is translated as MENGFVTVDGNEATARVAFLTNEVIAIYPITPSSTMGELADAWAANEQENVFGSVPQVIEMQSEGGAAGALHGSLQGGALSTTFTASQGLLLMIPNMFKIAGELTSAVIHVAARSLATHALSIFGDHSDVMSVRSTGFALLSSASVQEAHDFAMISQAATLRSRVPFLHFFDGFRTSHEVNKIEPLSKEDVLSLIDMPSVWQHRERSLDPDRPVLRGTAQNPDVFFQAREAANPFYASTPDIVQVEMDRFAQKTGRHYKLFEYVGAADADRVMVLMGSGIGAAEEAVEAMNRSGEKVGLLKVRLFRPFDVSRCLAEIPDSAHRIVVLDRTKEPGAIGEPLYQDLVTAIAESYNPLSERTPLVIGGRYGLGSKEFTPAMVMAVFDELASDNPKRHFTIGIHDDVSLTSLPWDEDRFSEPEDVTRAVFYGLGSDGTVGANKNSVKIVGENTPLYAQGYFVYDSRKAGSTTISHLRFSSRPIQSTYLIRQASFVACHQFELLRRMDVLETAETGGTFLLNSPFSSDEVWEQLPLEMQKQIIDKQLKFYVIDAAKIARDVQLAGRINIVMQTCFFALAKVLPIDEAIVQIKKAVEKTYSKRGPAVVEKNLKAVDVTLDSLGQVTVPVATNSELHRLPPVPDFAPDFVKRVTGMIIAGQGDLLPVSAFPVDGTFPTGTAKYEKRNIAELIPVWDPDICIECGLCALVCPHAAIRTKQFDVMQLSGAPENFKVRFEKSKGDPKTAMTVQVTPEDCTGCGVCVDVCPAKSKESVKHKSIDMLPKSEHLEAEKERFEFFANIPERDRTELKSATVKGSQYMLPLFEFSGACAGCGETPYLKLLSQLFGDRMVVANATGCSSIYGGNLPSTPWTTNADGRGPAWCNSLFEDNAEFGLGIRLALDGKRNRAEHLLNRLSLEIGSELAGDVFKATQNNEREIQNQRQRIARLKELLKGNDSADANELSMIADSLVDRSMWIIGGDGWAYDIDFGGVDHVLSTGRNVNLLVLDTGVYSNTGGQASKATPRAATAKFAAFGREAHRKDMGQMAIAYGSVYVAQIAMGANPAQAIKAFHEAESFPGPSLILAYSHCIAHGIDMTTGMGHQKDLVKSGFWPLYRYDPRNARTGEHPFRLDSKKPTIPFKEVAMKEARFAMLARSKPERAKDLMQLAQRDIDETWKYYSQLAGVEREYTDLTP